AGACACCGCGCGGCAAGCGATTGCTGACGAAGTTAAGATATTCGAGAACCCGGGACCTCGCCCAGTAGATATCCGTACCGTCCTCAAAGATGACGTAGACGAAAGACAAACCGAAAAACGAAAACCCACGAACGACTTTAGCGTTTGGTACGCTCAGCATAGCTGTGGTCAAAGGATAGGTAACCTGATCCTCGACTACTTGAGGTGCTTGGCCCGGATACTCGGTTAGAACTATGACTTGCACATCCGAAAGGTCCGGTATCGCGTCAAGTGGCAAGCTGCGTAACGCAAGCACACCAGCCACAACGACTAAAGCGGTCATGAGCATGACTAGAAAACGATTCTTCACTGAGGCAGAAATCAGATTTTTAATCATCAGCCACCTCCCCATCGCTCATCATTCTCGAAAGCGCCTCACGGAGATTAGACTCTGAGTCTATTAGGAATTGGCCGGACGTGATGACCTCTTCGCCCGGCTCAACACCATCCAGGATTTGTATTAAGCCGTCCGCAACAACTCCCAAAGTGACGACACGAGGCTCAAATTGACCTTCGCTTTTTACGACAAACAGAGCATTGCGCGTGCCGGAGCGGATTACCGCTTCGCTCGGAACGACAGCAGCCTCTAAAGATTGAACGGACTCCAACTTAACTGTCGCATATGTGTCCGGCTTAAGAGCTAGGTCAGGGTTATCGAACTCCATGCGCACTTTGACCGTGCGGGTGCGGGGTTCGAGATAAGGGTAAATATAACTGACCGTCCCTTTAAAGACCTGACCTGGCAGGCTTTCCACATTCATAGATGCCTTGGCACCAACATCCACCCACGGCATTTCGTATTCGTAGATGTCGGCAATGACCCACACCTTAGAAAGGTCTGCGATTTTGAAAAGCGGGGTGCCGGGGTTTACGAACTGACCTTCCCGCACGTTTATCGCCAGCACAACGCCGCCTGCAGGGGAGTGTATATGCAAAGCATTTTTAACAGCGCGCGTACGCTCCAACTCACGGATTTGATGTTCAGGGACATCTAAAAATTCGAGGCGGCTACGCGCACTTGTCGCCAGCCTCTCTGCGCCATTTCGAATATCTGGGTGCGTGTTTTTGCGCTGGGCATCCAAATTATTCAGAGCCAGTAGATATTCCTGCTGACTCGTAACGAGTTGAGGAGAATAAATTTCCAACAGGGGGGTATCCGCGTCAATTTGATCGCCGACACGTTCAACATAGAGCGTCTCTACCCATCCCTCGACCCTGGGATGCACCATGGACAATCGCTTTTCATCGTAATCAACGCGGCCAGGAGCCCGGACAATATGTGCAATTGAGCGACGTTCAACCATCGCGGTTCTTACGCCCATGTTTTGCAGTGTCACCGGATCGATTGAAACCGTTCCCGGCACAAGGTCAGCGCCGCCCATTTCATCGGCATAAACAGGCACGTAATCCATTCCCATATCATCCTGGGCTGGCACAGGTGACGTGATCTCGGGGTTCATAGGATTACGGTAGAAGAGTGGTTCCTGTTCGGGCTGGCTTTGCGTGGACATCGCAATGTGATCGCCATCCACGGCGTCATTAGCGAACCAGTAGCCCACGCCAAGCCCAAGGGCCAACGCGACGCACAGAAGAAAAACATTGAGCTTACCCATCGTTTACTTCCTCTCCGACCGCAGCCTCTAGTGAGGCGTGTGCCTGGTAAGCACGGGTCGCC
The sequence above is drawn from the Rhodospirillaceae bacterium genome and encodes:
- a CDS encoding efflux RND transporter periplasmic adaptor subunit; the encoded protein is MGKLNVFLLCVALALGLGVGYWFANDAVDGDHIAMSTQSQPEQEPLFYRNPMNPEITSPVPAQDDMGMDYVPVYADEMGGADLVPGTVSIDPVTLQNMGVRTAMVERRSIAHIVRAPGRVDYDEKRLSMVHPRVEGWVETLYVERVGDQIDADTPLLEIYSPQLVTSQQEYLLALNNLDAQRKNTHPDIRNGAERLATSARSRLEFLDVPEHQIRELERTRAVKNALHIHSPAGGVVLAINVREGQFVNPGTPLFKIADLSKVWVIADIYEYEMPWVDVGAKASMNVESLPGQVFKGTVSYIYPYLEPRTRTVKVRMEFDNPDLALKPDTYATVKLESVQSLEAAVVPSEAVIRSGTRNALFVVKSEGQFEPRVVTLGVVADGLIQILDGVEPGEEVITSGQFLIDSESNLREALSRMMSDGEVADD